The Acidimicrobiales bacterium DNA segment CCAGGCCAGGGGCCGGAACGTGAACAGGCTCTCCTTGGCCAGAGCCCGGAGTCGTCGGCGCATCAGCGGCGCCAACATCAACGAATCGAGGTTGGAACGGTGGACGGGCGCCAGGATTACCGGCCCGTCGCTCGGGATGTGCTCACGCCCGACGCTCCGGGTTCGGAAGTACGGCCAGAGCAGTACCCGGGCGAGACCGCGGATAGCGCCGTAGACCAGCGGCGCCGTCCACGCCGCGCTGGTACGACGGGCGCGGGCCTGACGTTCCGACGAGTCCATCGCGTCTGGTAACCGGGTTCGGGGTCAGCGCTGGGCGATGCGGGCGCTTAGCACGTCACGCAGACTGACCATGCCCAGAAGTTCGCCGTCGACCTCCACGGGAAGGTGGCGATAGCCGCGGCTCAACATGAGGGCGGCCGCCTCTTCGGTATCGAAGTCGGGCGGGGCAGTGTCAGGATCCGGGGTCATCCACTGGTCGATTCGGGATGCACGCAGGTCGTCCTCGTCGGCAGCGGCCCGGAGGACGTCACGCTCGGTCAGGATGCCCAACAG contains these protein-coding regions:
- a CDS encoding CBS domain-containing protein translates to MVAISAVMTDSVVTLSPDSTVSDAARVMVRGGFGSVVVVQGRMLLGILTERDVLRAAADEDDLRASRIDQWMTPDPDTAPPDFDTEEAAALMLSRGYRHLPVEVDGELLGMVSLRDVLSARIAQR